One stretch of Phocoena phocoena chromosome 10, mPhoPho1.1, whole genome shotgun sequence DNA includes these proteins:
- the NME6 gene encoding nucleoside diphosphate kinase 6, whose amino-acid sequence MTSILRSPQALQLTLALIKPDAVAHPLILEAVHQQILSNKFLIVRMRELLWRKEDCQKFYQEHEGRFFYQRLVEFMASGPIRAYILAHKDAIQLWRTVMGPTRVFRARHVAPDSIRGSFGLTDTRNTTHGSDSVVSASREIAAFFPDFSEQRWYEEEEPQLRCGPVRYNPEGGIHFAAGTGGPGPT is encoded by the exons ATGACCTCGATATTACGGAGCCCTCAGGCTCTCCAGCTTACTCTGGCTCTGATCAAGCCTGATGCAGTTGCTCACCCACTGATTCTGGAG GCTGTTCATCAGCAGATTCTGAGCAACAAGTTCCTTATTGTACGAATGAGAGAACTTCTGTGGAGAAAGGAAGATTGCCAGAAGTTTTACCAAGAGCATGAAG GGCGTTTTTTCTATCAGCGGCTGGTGGAGTTCATGGCCAG TGGGCCAATCCGAGCCTACATCCTCGCCCACAAGGATGCCATCCAGCTCTGGAGGACAGTGATGGGACCCACCAGAGTGTTTCGAGCACGCCACGTGGCCCCAGATTCAATTCGTGGGAGTTTCGGCCTCACTGACACCCGTAATACAACCCATGGCTCAG ACTCTGTGGTTTCAGCCAGTAGAGAGATCGCAGCCTTCTTTCCCGACTTCAGTGAACAGCGCTGGTATGAGGAAGAGGAGCCCCAGTTGCGCTGTGGCCCTGTGCGCTACAATCCAGAGGGAGGCATCCACTTTGCAGCTGGAACAGGAGGCCCAGGGCCAACCTGA